A single region of the Chroococcidiopsis sp. TS-821 genome encodes:
- a CDS encoding ParA family protein — MSRVITLFNQSGGVGKSTLTMNLGYHLAQRQQRVLLVDMDPQASLTVFMGLEPSELGNTVYEAIVIGEQLPIYKNIHNMDLAPANINLSGAELELVVADMRDVRLKEALKPILKQYDFILIDCPPSLGILSYISLVASTHVLIPIQTQYKALKGTELLLNTIGRVRSRANRKLKIAGVIPTMHDSRTVQGEMSLQSIQEHLSQIGKIYPTIPRSVAFADASQDHAPLALYNAKHPAVSLLKQIAKNLEVMS; from the coding sequence ATGAGTAGGGTAATTACGCTGTTTAATCAATCAGGGGGAGTAGGTAAAAGTACATTGACAATGAATCTAGGCTACCATTTGGCTCAACGGCAGCAGCGAGTTTTACTCGTTGATATGGACCCACAGGCATCGCTGACCGTATTTATGGGCTTGGAGCCATCAGAACTAGGCAACACAGTGTATGAAGCGATTGTTATTGGCGAACAGCTACCAATCTATAAGAACATTCATAACATGGATTTGGCTCCTGCCAACATTAACTTGAGTGGGGCAGAACTAGAATTGGTAGTAGCAGATATGCGAGATGTACGTCTAAAGGAAGCGCTAAAGCCGATTCTGAAACAATACGATTTCATTTTGATAGACTGTCCCCCCTCCCTCGGTATTCTTAGCTATATCAGCCTAGTAGCTTCAACTCATGTCTTAATTCCCATTCAGACGCAGTACAAAGCCCTAAAAGGAACAGAACTTTTGTTAAATACAATTGGTCGCGTGCGGTCTCGCGCCAATCGCAAGCTAAAAATTGCTGGTGTAATTCCAACAATGCATGATTCTCGGACTGTACAAGGCGAAATGAGTTTACAGTCAATTCAAGAGCATTTATCCCAAATCGGGAAAATTTATCCAACCATTCCTCGGTCAGTTGCCTTTGCGGATGCTTCACAAGATCACGCACCGCTTGCCCTCTACAATGCTAAACACCCAGCGGTTAGCCTCCTCAAGCAAATTGCCAAAAATTTGGAGGTGATGTCATGA
- a CDS encoding ParB/RepB/Spo0J family partition protein: protein MSVRKQRSQPYQIKGVDALFGELPVAEVAAEILPLSQIALPQQQPRRYFDPTAMQELVESVRQHGILQPMLVRPLLDDKYELVAGERRYRAAVSAGLEEVPVVIRELTDNDALQLALLENLQREDLNPIEETEGILQLIALKLNITSESAIALLNQAAHPERNSVDNVIHSKDWQLVQEVFNTVGKFTPESFRTNRLPLLNLPDEVLDALHLGQIAYTKARAIAKVNDLGQRQALLESAIAENLSLTQIKQRVAQIIDCGANQSDRSQSSSLKNRMDAAYHLAKKSKIWENPKKQKQIEKLLAELEKLFSQD from the coding sequence ATGAGTGTCAGAAAACAACGCTCTCAGCCCTATCAAATAAAAGGAGTCGATGCTTTGTTTGGAGAACTACCTGTAGCGGAAGTTGCAGCAGAAATTCTCCCACTTTCCCAAATTGCTCTGCCCCAGCAGCAGCCTCGTCGCTACTTTGATCCTACGGCTATGCAGGAGCTAGTAGAGTCAGTCAGGCAGCATGGGATTCTCCAACCAATGTTGGTACGTCCGCTCTTAGACGATAAGTATGAACTAGTAGCTGGAGAAAGGCGCTATCGAGCTGCTGTATCAGCGGGTCTAGAAGAAGTTCCTGTAGTTATTCGGGAGTTGACAGATAATGATGCATTGCAGCTTGCCCTGCTGGAGAACTTACAACGCGAAGATTTAAACCCAATTGAAGAAACAGAAGGCATCCTACAACTCATAGCGTTAAAACTAAATATAACATCCGAGTCGGCGATCGCTTTGCTCAATCAAGCTGCTCACCCCGAACGTAATTCTGTGGATAACGTTATCCACAGCAAGGACTGGCAGTTGGTGCAAGAGGTTTTTAACACAGTAGGAAAATTCACGCCAGAAAGCTTTCGCACCAATCGCTTACCATTGCTGAATTTACCGGATGAAGTTTTAGATGCCCTACATCTGGGGCAGATTGCCTATACTAAGGCTAGAGCAATCGCTAAAGTTAACGATTTAGGGCAGCGTCAGGCATTACTAGAGTCAGCGATCGCAGAGAACCTCTCCCTAACTCAAATCAAACAAAGAGTTGCTCAAATAATAGATTGCGGTGCAAATCAGAGCGATCGCAGTCAATCGTCATCACTCAAAAACCGTATGGATGCAGCCTATCACCTTGCTAAAAAATCAAAAATTTGGGAAAATCCTAAAAAACAGAAGCAAATAGAGAAGCTATTAGCTGAGTTAGAAAAGCTTTTTTCTCAAGATTGA